One window of Mesorhizobium loti R88b genomic DNA carries:
- a CDS encoding DUF768 domain-containing protein has translation MSARGINFFDEWLRDNLPTISGADVISVAEAIQKMFRDAKLRGIGSEEIEVETGSVYERVVDAIVHYVPELPK, from the coding sequence ATGAGCGCACGAGGCATCAACTTTTTCGATGAATGGCTACGAGACAACCTGCCGACTATCTCGGGCGCCGACGTGATCTCTGTTGCCGAAGCGATCCAGAAGATGTTTCGGGATGCGAAACTGCGGGGCATCGGGAGCGAGGAAATCGAGGTAGAGACAGGAAGTGTTTACGAGAGGGTAGTCGACGCGATCGTCCATTACGTTCCAGAGCTTCCCAAATGA
- a CDS encoding protein-L-isoaspartate O-methyltransferase family protein, whose amino-acid sequence MSADFSELRVKMVDGQVRTTDVTSAPLLDAMLSVPRELFVGDRQRELAYIDEDIRIADSADGARYLMEASPLAKLMQLAEINTTDSALDVGCGTGYASAILSRLAKSVVALESDSALAQTAALTLSGLGYGNVTVVQGALANGHAAKAPYDVIFVGGSVEKVPVPLLDQLAEGGRLVAVEGQGNSGVARLFFKAGGVVTGRRAFNAAIKPLPGFEREHAFEF is encoded by the coding sequence ATGAGCGCTGATTTCTCCGAGCTTCGCGTCAAGATGGTCGATGGCCAGGTCCGCACCACCGACGTGACCAGTGCGCCGCTGCTGGACGCCATGCTATCCGTGCCCCGTGAGCTTTTCGTCGGCGATCGCCAACGCGAACTTGCCTATATCGACGAAGACATCCGCATTGCCGACAGCGCCGACGGTGCACGCTACCTCATGGAAGCATCGCCGCTGGCCAAGCTGATGCAGCTGGCCGAGATCAACACAACCGATTCGGCGCTCGATGTCGGCTGCGGTACCGGCTACGCGTCGGCCATCCTGTCGCGATTGGCGAAGTCCGTCGTGGCCCTCGAAAGCGATTCTGCACTGGCGCAGACCGCGGCCTTGACCCTTTCCGGCCTTGGCTACGGCAATGTGACCGTTGTCCAGGGCGCATTGGCAAATGGTCATGCGGCCAAGGCGCCTTATGACGTCATCTTTGTCGGCGGCAGCGTCGAGAAAGTGCCGGTGCCGCTGCTCGATCAGCTCGCCGAAGGCGGCCGCCTGGTCGCGGTCGAAGGGCAGGGCAATTCGGGCGTGGCGCGACTCTTTTTTAAGGCTGGGGGGGTTGTAACCGGGAGACGGGCGTTTAATGCGGCAATTAAGCCACTACCCGGATTCGAACGTGAGCATGCTTTCGAATTCTGA
- a CDS encoding TolC family outer membrane protein, with amino-acid sequence MPSVSKSLFAAVLVSATALSPLAASAETISGALAKAYQYNSTLNSSRAGVRVTDEGVAIAKSGWRPTITGSANIDYTNTRQANGGGNSKLTSGSYGIQINQSLFDGFQTRNNVAAAESQVKASVESLRNTEENTLFNAATAYMDVIRDRQIAVLTEQNLQFLTEQARAARSRFEVGEGTRTDVAQADASRASAVASLSAARAQALASAATYHQVVGDEPGKLKPASPLGRLLPSSLNAAIEIGSREHPAILATQHLVDAAAFSVKSAEGALLPQLSASAGISEDYRKAIPDSTGSNGNSTSANIGATLTIPIYSGGRTSAVVRQNKESLGEARIQVDVSRDQVRQAVATAWSQYTAAQESVSANRQVVDAAQLALNGVIEERNVGQRTTLDVLNAQATVITAKINSANSEHDVVVASYAILSAMGRLSVDRLALQVTKYKPEEHYNAVKDKWIGVRTPDGR; translated from the coding sequence GTGCCGTCTGTATCCAAGAGTCTCTTTGCCGCCGTCCTCGTTTCCGCGACCGCGCTTTCGCCCCTGGCCGCTTCAGCCGAAACCATCTCCGGCGCGCTTGCAAAGGCCTACCAGTACAATTCCACGCTGAATTCATCCCGCGCCGGCGTGCGTGTCACCGACGAGGGCGTCGCCATCGCCAAGTCGGGCTGGCGCCCGACGATCACGGGATCGGCCAACATCGACTATACCAACACCCGCCAGGCAAATGGCGGCGGCAACTCGAAGCTGACGAGCGGAAGCTACGGCATTCAGATTAACCAATCGTTGTTCGACGGCTTCCAGACCCGGAACAACGTGGCGGCCGCCGAATCGCAGGTCAAAGCGTCGGTGGAAAGCCTGCGCAACACGGAAGAGAACACGCTGTTCAACGCGGCCACGGCCTATATGGACGTGATTCGCGACCGCCAGATCGCTGTCTTGACCGAGCAGAACCTGCAGTTCCTGACCGAGCAGGCGCGTGCCGCGCGCTCGCGTTTCGAAGTTGGCGAGGGAACGCGCACCGACGTGGCCCAGGCCGATGCGTCGCGCGCTTCGGCTGTAGCCTCGCTCAGCGCCGCGCGCGCCCAGGCCTTGGCCAGTGCGGCAACCTATCACCAGGTGGTCGGCGACGAGCCGGGCAAGCTCAAGCCGGCTTCGCCCTTGGGCAGGTTGTTGCCGTCGAGCCTCAATGCCGCGATCGAGATCGGATCGAGGGAACATCCGGCCATTCTCGCCACCCAGCATCTTGTAGACGCCGCCGCGTTTTCCGTGAAATCGGCCGAAGGCGCGCTCCTGCCGCAGCTGTCGGCGTCGGCTGGCATTTCGGAAGATTACCGCAAGGCCATTCCAGACTCCACCGGTTCCAATGGCAATTCGACCTCGGCCAATATCGGCGCGACGCTGACCATTCCGATCTATTCGGGTGGCCGCACCTCCGCGGTCGTGCGTCAGAACAAGGAATCGTTGGGCGAAGCCCGTATCCAGGTCGATGTCAGCCGCGACCAGGTGCGCCAAGCCGTTGCCACGGCATGGTCGCAATACACCGCTGCGCAAGAGAGCGTCTCCGCCAACAGGCAAGTGGTCGATGCCGCGCAGTTGGCGCTGAATGGCGTCATCGAAGAGCGCAATGTCGGTCAGCGCACCACGCTCGACGTGCTCAACGCGCAGGCCACCGTCATCACCGCCAAGATCAATTCCGCCAATTCCGAGCACGACGTGGTGGTGGCGAGCTATGCCATCCTGTCGGCGATGGGCCGTCTGTCGGTCGACCGGCTCGCCTTGCAGGTGACGAAGTACAAGCCTGAAGAGCATTACAACGCCGTCAAGGACAAGTGGATCGGCGTGCGCACGCCGGACGGTCGCTGA
- a CDS encoding PopZ family protein, whose protein sequence is MATASSAQREPSMEEILASIRRIIEDSDNGRKQPGETDELRQDLEPALGVAQGADVDAFRAELHAAPEVRKPVVLAEVQALSPEPARMESQPRIDPAPVKPSMTLAEVSARIAAEPVPAGRTTAPVIPEAEAPQAGVPQAEAPQASATSDTIVADWRREITAVGEQAKAIPDRSIRKTLAQPEAPASQPVVEAAFERPSSSDAPASTSQARAPASEAPTARPAILSEHTGRQVAAAFGELSDAFASRSKKTFDEMAEEMLRPMLQDWLDNNLPTLVERLVREEIERVARGAQ, encoded by the coding sequence ATGGCAACGGCAAGCAGCGCACAGCGCGAACCTTCCATGGAAGAGATACTGGCTTCCATCCGGAGGATCATCGAGGACAGTGACAACGGCCGCAAGCAGCCGGGAGAAACCGATGAGTTGCGGCAGGATCTGGAGCCGGCGCTTGGCGTCGCCCAGGGTGCCGACGTCGACGCTTTTCGCGCCGAACTGCATGCCGCCCCCGAAGTCAGGAAACCGGTCGTTCTTGCGGAAGTCCAGGCGCTGTCGCCGGAGCCCGCGCGCATGGAATCGCAGCCGCGCATCGATCCTGCGCCGGTCAAGCCGTCGATGACGCTTGCCGAGGTCAGCGCCAGGATCGCGGCCGAGCCGGTGCCTGCCGGCAGGACCACGGCGCCAGTTATCCCGGAGGCTGAGGCGCCGCAGGCTGGCGTCCCGCAGGCCGAGGCGCCGCAGGCCAGTGCGACAAGCGATACCATTGTTGCCGATTGGCGGCGTGAGATCACGGCGGTCGGCGAGCAGGCGAAAGCGATACCGGACCGGAGCATTCGCAAGACGCTCGCCCAGCCCGAGGCGCCGGCGAGCCAACCGGTGGTGGAGGCTGCATTCGAGCGGCCTTCTTCAAGCGACGCTCCAGCAAGCACCTCGCAGGCGCGCGCGCCGGCAAGCGAGGCGCCCACGGCTCGTCCGGCAATCCTTTCCGAGCACACGGGCCGGCAGGTCGCCGCGGCCTTCGGCGAGCTGTCCGACGCCTTTGCCAGCCGTAGCAAGAAGACATTCGACGAGATGGCCGAGGAAATGCTGCGGCCGATGCTGCAGGACTGGCTGGACAACAATCTGCCGACGCTGGTCGAAAGGCTGGTGCGCGAGGAAATCGAGCGCGTGGCGCGCGGCGCGCAGTAA
- a CDS encoding bleomycin resistance protein codes for MPTLEHHKKQAKLYLKWHRERYYPVAAVIGWLLPRFHHLSDSQILDHGFKLVDAQELVARKSGFESWQALKEGLRTMTDDAAPDGAKPHLAFAEPQLFVSDIEAACNFYRQKLGFKTRFTYGEPPFYAQIIRDGARLNLRHVDKPPLAANSTDDLLAATIVVDNIKALFLEYQAATAPFHQTLRTEPWGARTFIVKDPDGNLICFATSAG; via the coding sequence ATGCCGACACTCGAACACCACAAGAAACAGGCCAAGCTCTATCTCAAATGGCACCGCGAGCGGTATTATCCGGTCGCCGCCGTGATTGGATGGCTCTTGCCGCGTTTTCACCATCTCAGCGACAGCCAAATCCTCGATCACGGCTTCAAGCTTGTCGATGCCCAGGAACTCGTTGCCAGGAAGTCAGGTTTCGAGAGCTGGCAGGCGCTGAAGGAAGGCCTTCGAACCATGACCGATGATGCAGCACCAGACGGCGCAAAACCGCATCTCGCCTTTGCCGAACCACAGCTCTTTGTCTCGGATATCGAAGCCGCCTGTAATTTCTACCGGCAAAAGCTCGGTTTCAAGACGCGCTTCACCTATGGCGAGCCGCCCTTCTATGCCCAAATCATCCGCGATGGCGCACGGCTCAACCTGCGCCATGTCGACAAGCCTCCGCTCGCCGCCAACTCGACCGATGACCTACTGGCGGCGACGATCGTTGTCGACAACATCAAGGCTCTGTTTCTGGAGTATCAGGCGGCCACGGCCCCGTTCCATCAGACATTGCGGACCGAACCCTGGGGCGCCCGCACGTTCATCGTCAAGGATCCCGACGGCAACCTCATCTGCTTTGCAACCAGCGCGGGCTGA
- a CDS encoding valine--tRNA ligase encodes MLEKTYDAKTVEPKIAKVWEEADAFRAGAGAEEGAEAFTIVIPPPNVTGSLHMGHALNNTLQDILVRFERMRGKNVLWQPGMDHAGIATQMVVERQLMEKQIHRRDLTREQFIEKVWDWKAESGGAIFNQLKRLGASADWSRERFTMDEGLSKAVLEVFVALYKEGLIYKDKRLVNWDPKLLTAISDLEVEQQEVNGNLWHFRYPIEGETFDPENPKTFIIVATTRPETMLGDTAVAVNPDDERYRHLVGKNIVLPIVGRKIPVVADAYSDPEKGSGAVKITPAHDFNDFEVGKRHKLPAINILTIEAAIKLKDNEDFLADLDVTPERQAIWDELDGLDRFVARKKIVELMEAGGFLDKIEPHRHAVPHGDRGGVPIEPFLTEQWYANAAELAKPAIASVREGRTKFVPKNWEKTYFDWMENIQPWCISRQLWWGHQIPAWYGPDGRVFVEKTEEEALGAAIEYYLALEGPWKAWVEDKLENFKPGEILTRDEDVLDTWFSSALWPFSTLGWPDQTPELKTYYQTDVLVTGFDIIFFWVARMMMMGLHFMDEEPFHTVYVHALVRDKNGQKMSKSKGNVIDPLDLIDEFGADALRFTLTVMAAQGRDVKLDPARIAGYRNFGTKLWNATRFAEMNEVARNDDFWLNDAKLAVNRWILTELTLAAREITDGITSYRFNEAAGAAYRFVWNLFCDWYLELLKPVFMGTDEAAKAESRACVAFVLDEIYKLLHPMMPFMTEELWAQTAGEGKERSSLLCHAAWPAPDFEDAQAAADINWLVDLVSGIRSVRSEMNVPPAAIAPLVVVGANEVTRERLAREESAIKRLARVGDISLADAAPKGSAQIVLNEATICLPLGSLIDLAAEAARLQKELAKVTEEIARLHKKLSNERFVASAPAEIVDAEREKLAEYRDQQEKLSVALTRVRDAG; translated from the coding sequence ATGCTTGAAAAGACCTACGACGCAAAGACCGTCGAGCCGAAGATCGCCAAAGTCTGGGAAGAGGCCGACGCGTTTCGCGCCGGGGCCGGCGCCGAGGAGGGGGCCGAGGCCTTCACCATCGTCATCCCGCCGCCCAACGTCACCGGCTCGCTGCATATGGGCCATGCGCTCAACAACACGCTGCAGGACATATTGGTCCGTTTCGAGCGCATGCGCGGCAAGAACGTGCTGTGGCAGCCCGGCATGGACCATGCCGGCATTGCCACGCAGATGGTGGTCGAGCGCCAGCTGATGGAAAAGCAGATCCACCGCCGCGATCTGACGCGAGAGCAGTTCATCGAGAAAGTGTGGGACTGGAAGGCTGAATCCGGCGGTGCCATCTTCAACCAGCTTAAGCGGCTCGGCGCCTCCGCCGACTGGTCGCGCGAACGCTTCACCATGGATGAAGGCCTGTCCAAGGCCGTGCTCGAAGTGTTTGTCGCCCTCTACAAGGAAGGCCTGATCTACAAGGACAAGCGCCTGGTGAACTGGGACCCGAAACTGTTGACCGCGATCTCCGATCTCGAGGTCGAGCAGCAGGAGGTCAACGGCAATCTCTGGCACTTCCGCTATCCAATCGAAGGCGAAACCTTCGACCCGGAAAATCCGAAAACCTTCATCATCGTGGCGACGACGCGTCCTGAAACGATGCTCGGCGATACGGCGGTCGCGGTGAATCCGGACGACGAGCGATACCGGCATCTGGTCGGCAAGAACATCGTTCTGCCGATCGTGGGCCGGAAAATCCCGGTCGTGGCGGACGCGTATTCCGATCCTGAAAAAGGTTCTGGCGCGGTCAAGATCACGCCGGCGCATGACTTCAACGACTTCGAGGTCGGCAAGCGCCACAAGCTGCCGGCGATCAACATCCTCACCATCGAAGCCGCCATCAAGTTGAAGGACAATGAGGACTTCCTTGCCGACCTCGATGTGACGCCGGAGCGCCAGGCCATTTGGGACGAACTCGATGGGCTCGACCGTTTCGTCGCGCGCAAGAAGATCGTCGAGCTGATGGAGGCCGGCGGCTTCCTCGACAAGATCGAGCCGCATCGCCACGCCGTACCGCATGGCGACCGTGGCGGTGTGCCGATCGAACCGTTCCTGACCGAGCAGTGGTATGCCAATGCCGCCGAACTCGCCAAGCCGGCGATCGCCTCGGTGCGCGAGGGCCGCACCAAATTCGTGCCGAAGAATTGGGAGAAGACCTATTTCGACTGGATGGAGAACATCCAGCCCTGGTGCATCTCGCGCCAGCTGTGGTGGGGTCACCAGATACCGGCCTGGTACGGGCCGGACGGTCGTGTCTTTGTCGAGAAGACCGAGGAAGAGGCTCTGGGCGCGGCGATCGAATATTATCTGGCTCTCGAAGGCCCCTGGAAGGCCTGGGTCGAGGACAAGCTGGAGAACTTCAAGCCGGGCGAGATCCTGACCCGCGACGAGGACGTGCTCGACACCTGGTTCTCGTCGGCGCTGTGGCCATTCTCGACGCTGGGCTGGCCGGATCAGACGCCGGAGTTGAAGACCTACTACCAGACCGACGTGCTGGTGACCGGCTTCGACATCATCTTCTTCTGGGTTGCCCGCATGATGATGATGGGCCTGCACTTCATGGACGAGGAACCGTTTCACACCGTCTATGTGCATGCGCTGGTGCGCGACAAGAACGGGCAGAAGATGTCGAAGTCGAAAGGCAACGTCATCGACCCGCTCGATCTGATCGACGAGTTCGGCGCCGATGCGCTGCGCTTCACACTGACGGTGATGGCGGCCCAGGGGCGCGACGTGAAGCTCGATCCGGCGCGCATCGCCGGCTACCGCAATTTCGGCACCAAGCTCTGGAACGCGACGCGCTTTGCCGAGATGAACGAAGTCGCCCGTAATGACGATTTCTGGCTGAACGACGCGAAACTGGCGGTCAACCGCTGGATCCTGACCGAGCTGACACTCGCCGCTCGCGAGATCACCGACGGCATCACCTCATACCGCTTCAACGAGGCGGCGGGTGCGGCCTATCGCTTCGTCTGGAACCTGTTCTGCGACTGGTATCTGGAACTGCTGAAGCCGGTGTTCATGGGTACGGACGAGGCCGCCAAGGCCGAAAGCCGTGCCTGCGTCGCCTTCGTGCTCGACGAGATCTACAAGCTCTTGCACCCGATGATGCCGTTCATGACGGAGGAATTGTGGGCGCAGACCGCGGGCGAGGGCAAGGAGCGCTCCTCGCTGCTCTGCCACGCCGCCTGGCCGGCGCCGGACTTCGAGGACGCGCAAGCGGCCGCCGATATCAACTGGCTGGTAGATCTCGTCTCCGGCATCCGCTCGGTGCGCTCGGAGATGAACGTGCCGCCGGCGGCCATCGCGCCGCTGGTTGTGGTCGGCGCCAATGAAGTGACACGTGAACGGCTGGCACGCGAGGAGTCGGCGATCAAGCGGCTGGCGCGCGTCGGCGACATCTCATTGGCTGACGCGGCACCGAAAGGCTCAGCACAGATCGTGCTCAACGAGGCGACGATCTGCCTGCCGCTCGGCAGCCTGATCGACCTCGCCGCCGAGGCTGCGCGGCTGCAGAAGGAACTGGCCAAGGTGACCGAGGAAATCGCGCGCCTGCACAAGAAGCTGTCCAACGAACGCTTCGTCGCCAGCGCGCCGGCCGAGATCGTCGACGCCGAGCGTGAAAAGCTCGCCGAATACCGCGATCAGCAGGAGAAGCTTTCGGTGGCGTTGACCAGGGTGCGCGACGCTGGTTGA